A portion of the Leptospira noumeaensis genome contains these proteins:
- a CDS encoding SPFH domain-containing protein, producing the protein MALIDRIKFEGSPNEIVWKYPSDEISTAGQLVVEENQEAIFFKEGKALDTFGPGTHTLKTGNIPILEALVNLPFGGKTPFTAEAYYVNKAIFAMKWGTNTPIPLEDPKYKIVLNIRAFGDYKFRIKDSRSFLLNVVKGGNRTTNESVDEFLKPNIVRGIGDFIAEVILNNNTSVVEINKFRDESSTAGKVKLAPEFEKYGIDLTEFNVSSVNFDQNDPNYQRIQKIITDKFEIDMLGDKYQQKKMFDIGQAAAENEGQGGGAMGAGMGMGMGMNMGQMMGNMMNQGGGQGGGAPAANDPAARIAKLKGLLDQGLINAEEFEAKKKEILSSL; encoded by the coding sequence ATGGCACTAATAGATAGAATTAAATTTGAAGGCAGTCCCAATGAAATCGTTTGGAAATATCCATCTGATGAAATCAGTACCGCAGGCCAACTTGTTGTAGAGGAAAACCAAGAAGCCATTTTTTTTAAAGAAGGCAAAGCTTTGGATACCTTTGGTCCAGGAACTCATACTTTAAAAACGGGAAACATTCCCATCCTCGAAGCTCTCGTCAATCTTCCGTTTGGTGGAAAAACTCCTTTCACTGCAGAAGCATATTATGTAAACAAAGCCATTTTTGCAATGAAATGGGGAACCAACACTCCAATTCCCTTGGAAGATCCCAAATACAAAATTGTATTAAACATCCGTGCCTTCGGTGATTACAAATTCCGAATCAAAGATTCGAGATCCTTTTTACTCAATGTAGTGAAAGGTGGAAACAGAACTACAAACGAATCCGTAGATGAATTTTTAAAACCAAACATTGTGCGAGGAATTGGTGATTTTATTGCAGAAGTGATCTTAAACAACAACACTTCTGTGGTTGAAATTAACAAATTTAGAGATGAAAGTTCCACTGCAGGAAAAGTCAAACTCGCTCCTGAATTTGAAAAGTATGGAATCGATTTAACAGAGTTTAACGTATCTTCGGTGAACTTTGACCAAAACGATCCCAACTACCAACGAATCCAAAAAATCATCACCGACAAATTTGAAATTGATATGCTCGGTGATAAATACCAACAGAAGAAAATGTTCGATATTGGACAAGCGGCCGCAGAAAACGAAGGCCAAGGTGGTGGGGCCATGGGTGCCGGGATGGGCATGGGAATGGGGATGAATATGGGCCAGATGATGGGCAATATGATGAACCAAGGGGGAGGCCAAGGTGGTGGGGCACCGGCAGCGAATGATCCAGCAGCAAGAATTGCCAAACTCAAAGGACTACTGGATCAGGGTCTTATCAACGCAGAGGAATTTGAAGCAAAAAAAAAGGAAATCCTTTCCTCTTTGTAA
- a CDS encoding MATE family efflux transporter, with translation MNQKILGLAIPVFFGMISYTAIMVADTAMVGKLGEVPLAAVGFGGMVYFSIFAFLMGGSMAVQIIVARRFGEKNDRGVGITLVNSVYLSFVLGALLSYFGFIYAPQLMGWIGDDPQVIEVAGVYLSYRFIGTVLFFVGFALRGFFDGIGIVQVGMISSMLAAVTNIFFNWLLIFGNWGFPAWGVKGAAIASSLSSIPSLLIVIFYFFRKDVIKFFQYEIFAPSIATIKELCMVGFAPAVEGTLVNFAFSGFYKIAGMISTTTLASASVVLTCLSLSFMPGFSFGIAATTILGQSMGQGKIRLAYEGTMRSATFSAIVMGSMGLFFIIGGPWLIGLFTDVPAVAKVAYPALCIVALIQVGDAYHMVIGSALRSAGMMYYVMFVYLIVSFLIMLPLAYLFGIVLAWGNFGIWSAFFIWILLMAVLFVRKFRKKEWVNIRI, from the coding sequence TTGAATCAGAAAATTCTTGGATTAGCAATCCCAGTTTTTTTTGGAATGATCAGTTATACAGCCATCATGGTAGCAGACACTGCTATGGTTGGTAAACTGGGAGAAGTCCCTCTCGCCGCAGTTGGGTTTGGCGGAATGGTCTATTTTTCCATTTTTGCCTTCCTTATGGGTGGATCCATGGCTGTGCAAATCATCGTAGCACGCAGATTTGGCGAAAAAAATGACAGAGGGGTCGGAATCACACTAGTTAATTCCGTTTATTTATCCTTTGTTTTAGGTGCATTACTTTCCTATTTTGGATTCATTTACGCTCCTCAGCTTATGGGTTGGATCGGAGATGATCCGCAAGTGATCGAAGTGGCAGGAGTGTATCTTTCCTACCGATTTATAGGAACCGTTCTCTTTTTTGTGGGATTCGCTTTACGTGGATTCTTTGACGGAATTGGAATTGTACAAGTGGGAATGATCTCTTCTATGTTAGCTGCAGTTACCAATATTTTTTTCAATTGGTTACTCATTTTTGGAAACTGGGGATTCCCAGCTTGGGGAGTGAAAGGGGCAGCAATTGCTTCCAGTTTGTCTTCCATCCCATCTCTACTCATTGTGATATTTTATTTTTTCCGTAAAGATGTGATCAAATTCTTTCAATATGAGATTTTTGCACCAAGTATCGCGACAATCAAAGAACTTTGTATGGTTGGGTTCGCACCTGCTGTCGAAGGAACACTTGTAAACTTTGCTTTCTCTGGATTTTATAAAATTGCAGGAATGATTAGCACAACCACCTTAGCTTCGGCTAGTGTTGTATTAACATGCCTTAGTTTGTCTTTTATGCCAGGTTTTTCATTTGGAATTGCAGCCACTACCATTCTTGGCCAATCTATGGGTCAGGGAAAAATTCGATTGGCTTATGAAGGAACCATGCGTTCGGCCACGTTCTCTGCGATTGTGATGGGAAGTATGGGACTCTTTTTTATCATCGGTGGGCCTTGGCTCATTGGTTTATTCACAGATGTTCCTGCCGTAGCAAAGGTTGCTTATCCTGCACTTTGTATTGTGGCCCTCATCCAAGTGGGAGATGCCTATCATATGGTGATTGGTTCTGCACTTCGTAGTGCGGGTATGATGTACTATGTGATGTTTGTTTATCTCATTGTTTCCTTTCTCATCATGTTGCCTTTGGCCTATTTATTCGGGATAGTCCTAGCGTGGGGCAATTTTGGAATCTGGTCTGCGTTTTTTATTTGGATTTTACTCATGGCAGTGCTTTTTGTCAGAAAATTTCGTAAGAAGGAGTGGGTGAACATACGAATTTAA
- a CDS encoding PIN domain-containing protein: MKGKVFIDTNIFISFFSHKDFEKKEISSNIIKASFKSDRFSISYQVIQEFSNVMLTKGQPPMKGQDISSFIEKILDPICSFFPTIEFYKNALKLREKNKLSYYDSLIILAALELNCDYLLSEDFNDGTKFNKLKIINPFNKMNTKLLNSIL, from the coding sequence ATGAAAGGTAAAGTCTTCATCGATACGAATATATTTATTTCCTTCTTTTCACATAAGGATTTTGAAAAAAAGGAAATCTCTTCAAATATCATAAAAGCTTCTTTTAAATCTGATAGATTTTCTATAAGTTACCAAGTCATCCAAGAATTTAGTAATGTAATGCTTACAAAAGGACAACCACCGATGAAAGGTCAGGATATTTCAAGTTTCATAGAAAAAATCTTAGATCCAATTTGTTCTTTTTTCCCAACAATTGAATTTTACAAAAATGCTCTGAAATTAAGAGAGAAGAATAAATTATCTTATTATGATTCTTTGATTATTTTGGCTGCTTTAGAGCTCAATTGTGATTATTTATTGTCTGAAGACTTTAATGATGGAACAAAATTTAACAAATTAAAAATCATCAATCCATTCAATAAGATGAATACAAAATTACTAAACTCTATTCTATAA
- a CDS encoding LIMLP_15305 family protein, translating to MDPTWLKTTLERFKNEQDPIRKFLKETKLFEEALANQEFEKTDLLVRKELGALLSTFKESFRKLEEGFVAKAQIQNIGKTNPATTLLDRIIMKVSSAGYGMNGLGTGVKATSAEIEKLLNHDFSMLEKADVLQKEILETLPTAFASNPEAAIESTNKLLLDFETQFESRNSIFLK from the coding sequence ATGGATCCAACTTGGTTAAAAACCACATTAGAACGATTTAAGAACGAACAAGATCCCATTCGAAAGTTCTTAAAAGAAACCAAACTATTTGAAGAAGCTCTGGCCAACCAAGAGTTTGAAAAAACGGATCTTTTAGTTCGTAAGGAACTTGGAGCGTTACTCTCTACCTTTAAAGAAAGTTTTCGTAAACTGGAAGAAGGTTTTGTGGCGAAAGCTCAAATCCAAAACATCGGGAAAACAAATCCAGCCACAACTTTACTAGACCGAATCATTATGAAGGTCAGTTCCGCAGGTTATGGAATGAATGGACTTGGCACCGGTGTCAAAGCCACATCGGCAGAAATAGAAAAACTATTAAACCATGACTTTTCTATGTTGGAAAAAGCAGATGTTTTACAAAAAGAAATTTTGGAAACACTACCAACCGCTTTTGCCTCAAATCCAGAAGCAGCCATTGAATCGACTAACAAACTATTGTTAGACTTCGAAACTCAATTTGAATCAAGAAACTCAATCTTTTTAAAATAA
- a CDS encoding adenosine deaminase: MYCDLHNHLYGCLPPETLFRIGKNNPEPRWHLYLDSYEKAYGQKIRPSTFFEDYSDIKDFSKLYHFREKAPFLHFQAKFNLIIALVKFDEKEITEVTHDVVLSNSLEDISYAEYRLMFGKEEPKESFYSKLMACLEGLSKGETSAKKEGKTIQSKLVMSLHRDINYERHYDWMKNWMEKDSVIRNGLVGIDFCHIEEGHPPKDKKTFFQSIIKDNKAEPNTALSILYHVGESFRDKTPFSAVRWVLESAENGAHRLGHALALGIDSDYFLGDERTELVSEAKDQIECELESYEEITSFGPFYPKEELELKRKDLKTKPDSELLKIQFDGTQSQYLHTFQNYVMSKISQTEAVVECCPSSNLYIGMLESHIDHPITRFLQNDIKLTIGSDDPGLFGTTMSEEYGHAHTAGVSEKDLEAIREKSFSYRSTKLSGRELD; this comes from the coding sequence ATGTATTGCGATCTACACAACCACCTTTATGGATGTTTACCCCCCGAAACTTTGTTTCGAATTGGCAAAAATAACCCCGAACCTAGATGGCACTTATATCTAGATTCCTATGAAAAGGCTTATGGTCAAAAAATTAGACCTTCTACCTTTTTTGAAGATTATTCGGACATAAAAGATTTTTCCAAACTCTATCATTTTCGAGAAAAGGCTCCCTTTTTACATTTCCAAGCAAAGTTCAATTTGATCATCGCCTTAGTAAAGTTTGATGAAAAAGAAATTACAGAAGTCACTCATGATGTAGTTCTTTCCAATAGTTTGGAAGATATTAGTTATGCAGAATATCGTTTGATGTTTGGTAAAGAAGAACCTAAAGAAAGTTTTTATAGCAAACTGATGGCCTGTTTGGAAGGATTATCCAAAGGAGAAACTTCCGCCAAAAAAGAAGGCAAAACCATCCAGTCCAAACTAGTGATGTCCTTACATAGAGATATAAACTATGAAAGGCATTATGATTGGATGAAAAATTGGATGGAAAAAGATTCCGTCATTCGTAATGGACTTGTGGGAATTGACTTCTGTCATATCGAAGAAGGACATCCACCAAAAGATAAAAAAACTTTTTTCCAATCGATAATCAAAGACAACAAAGCGGAACCTAACACTGCCCTATCGATTCTTTATCATGTGGGTGAAAGTTTTAGAGATAAAACTCCTTTCTCTGCTGTACGTTGGGTTTTAGAATCAGCCGAGAATGGAGCCCATAGACTGGGTCATGCTTTGGCTCTTGGAATTGACTCTGATTATTTTTTAGGAGATGAAAGAACAGAGCTCGTATCGGAGGCCAAGGATCAAATAGAATGTGAATTGGAATCTTATGAAGAAATCACAAGTTTTGGACCCTTCTATCCCAAAGAAGAACTCGAACTCAAACGAAAGGATTTAAAAACAAAACCAGATTCTGAACTTTTAAAAATTCAGTTTGATGGAACTCAGTCCCAATACTTACATACCTTCCAAAACTATGTTATGTCAAAAATATCACAAACTGAGGCCGTTGTTGAATGTTGCCCTTCTTCCAATTTATACATTGGAATGTTAGAATCACATATTGATCATCCCATCACAAGGTTTTTGCAAAACGATATTAAACTTACCATAGGATCTGATGATCCTGGTCTATTTGGAACCACTATGTCAGAAGAATATGGACACGCCCATACGGCAGGAGTTTCCGAAAAAGATTTGGAGGCCATTCGGGAAAAGTCATTTTCTTACAGATCCACCAAACTTTCTGGACGTGAATTGGATTGA
- a CDS encoding patatin-like phospholipase family protein, translating into MKRTEQERQAIQKFLKSVDLFKKLPPSVLLRLANNVQEKLVRSHEALYYKGESSESIYIVRYGEILLENVAGQSHVYVGSGQVLAENSLISSSNHSTSAIAVIDSLVYVLNGKLFLQLASQEKVFAQNIIQMMGSRMRENLNRPSHKDNFVGLRRLCVHVPLEPEYNFGEKVKSFIDEYGEVTKKLSSAIPISTFKGMDPTQISEYLSNLRNKTPLLHIYFDEATSRMDLHYLVVQSDFIVFWEDEPEKFYKEKEEIIHFWKNRIRNFEGRAIRLMESGVRKSYLPQDQSLKNFYQKDTLARYLVSKTRGLALGGGGARALAHVGLLKVLHREGIHFDFVSGASMGAVIAALYARKNSPEEIEEMIKNFFGGLESAFDPTLPVVAFFKGKRMKRMLKKAFGDQRIEELPLPFATSAVDLQTGKEHIFDQGPITEALTSAMSLPGAFPPYRLGEKLLVDGGMINNVPENLIRSKGADVVMGINVSPMQEIVPVKLFEDRNTTEKGFFRYIWDTLKYPPILQIMTRTITLEGREITRLKRPKLDLFVHFHLEEFQLFDFARYQEIIDKGEAEAEANLAEIKQLFS; encoded by the coding sequence ATGAAACGAACAGAACAAGAAAGGCAGGCCATTCAAAAATTTTTAAAGTCTGTGGATTTGTTCAAAAAACTTCCCCCATCTGTTCTGTTACGACTTGCTAACAACGTCCAAGAAAAATTAGTTCGAAGCCACGAAGCTCTCTATTACAAAGGAGAGTCTTCGGAATCCATTTACATTGTAAGGTATGGTGAAATCCTTCTCGAGAATGTAGCCGGTCAAAGTCATGTGTATGTGGGTTCAGGTCAAGTGTTGGCCGAAAATTCCCTTATCTCCAGTTCCAATCATTCTACATCTGCCATTGCAGTCATTGATTCTCTCGTTTACGTTTTGAATGGAAAATTGTTTTTACAATTGGCATCTCAAGAGAAAGTTTTTGCACAAAACATCATCCAAATGATGGGATCTCGGATGCGAGAGAATTTAAACAGACCCAGTCACAAAGATAATTTTGTCGGATTACGCAGGTTATGTGTTCATGTCCCTTTGGAACCTGAATATAATTTTGGCGAAAAAGTAAAATCTTTCATTGATGAATATGGTGAAGTCACCAAAAAATTATCATCAGCCATTCCCATATCCACTTTTAAAGGAATGGATCCCACTCAGATTTCAGAGTATCTATCCAATCTTAGAAACAAAACACCCTTACTTCATATTTATTTTGATGAAGCCACTTCGCGAATGGATTTACATTATTTAGTAGTTCAGTCTGACTTTATCGTTTTTTGGGAAGATGAACCAGAAAAGTTTTATAAGGAAAAAGAAGAAATCATTCATTTTTGGAAAAACCGAATTCGAAACTTTGAGGGCCGCGCTATCCGTCTGATGGAAAGTGGAGTTCGTAAAAGTTATCTCCCTCAAGACCAATCACTCAAAAACTTTTACCAAAAAGATACATTGGCAAGGTATTTGGTTTCCAAAACCAGAGGTTTAGCGTTAGGTGGTGGTGGTGCCAGAGCCCTCGCTCATGTTGGATTGTTAAAAGTTTTACATAGAGAAGGAATTCATTTTGATTTTGTATCGGGTGCATCTATGGGAGCCGTAATTGCCGCTCTATATGCGAGAAAAAATTCGCCTGAAGAAATTGAAGAAATGATAAAAAATTTCTTTGGTGGATTGGAAAGTGCCTTTGATCCTACTCTTCCCGTCGTTGCCTTTTTTAAAGGGAAACGAATGAAACGAATGTTAAAGAAAGCTTTTGGTGACCAAAGGATCGAAGAACTTCCACTTCCTTTTGCCACTTCTGCTGTGGATTTACAAACCGGGAAAGAACATATTTTTGACCAAGGCCCAATCACAGAGGCACTCACCAGTGCAATGAGTTTGCCTGGAGCCTTTCCTCCTTACAGGCTCGGCGAAAAGTTGTTAGTTGATGGTGGAATGATCAATAACGTTCCGGAAAATCTCATTCGTTCTAAGGGTGCGGATGTGGTGATGGGCATCAACGTATCTCCAATGCAGGAAATTGTTCCGGTCAAACTTTTTGAAGATCGCAATACAACAGAAAAAGGATTTTTTCGTTATATCTGGGATACTTTAAAATACCCACCAATCTTGCAGATTATGACAAGAACTATCACTTTGGAAGGTCGAGAGATCACAAGGCTGAAAAGGCCCAAATTGGATTTATTCGTACACTTCCATTTAGAAGAGTTTCAGTTATTTGATTTTGCCCGTTACCAAGAAATCATTGATAAAGGTGAAGCCGAAGCCGAAGCAAACTTAGCAGAGATCAAACAATTGTTTTCTTAA
- a CDS encoding zinc ribbon domain-containing protein — protein MAEEKIYEMLWDCEFCGSKKLLGKTHRHCPNCGATQDPGRRYFPNEADKVAVQDHIYYGADKTCPFCQTANGAKATFCGNCGGSLDGAQTVKLRSDQDGLTEDSVQKAKEDLAFENSEFIKPHPKTPKWVLWLLGTIVFGGIGFVCLGVLWTEKVELQITHHEWSRTIAIDQFKPVSESEWCDSMPMGAYSVSRSRQIRSYDSIPDGEDCRTVRSDRGDGTFSESESCTTKYRKEPVYDDHCSYRIDKWAFDRNAVAKGFGTTQEPYWPTPQIRECSSTSIGCERLGTKEEKYLVHFTESSGKTKGEKHDCEFDQTKWKSLPAKAIYQSEKSVIFNYITCDTIQTLDGIETEE, from the coding sequence ATGGCAGAAGAAAAAATCTATGAAATGCTTTGGGACTGCGAGTTTTGCGGTTCTAAAAAGTTACTCGGTAAAACACATAGGCATTGTCCGAACTGCGGAGCCACACAAGATCCGGGCCGTAGATACTTTCCAAACGAAGCAGATAAAGTCGCTGTCCAAGATCATATTTATTATGGGGCAGATAAAACCTGTCCTTTCTGCCAAACTGCCAATGGTGCCAAAGCTACGTTTTGCGGGAACTGCGGTGGTTCTCTCGATGGTGCTCAAACTGTCAAACTTCGTTCTGACCAAGATGGGCTCACCGAAGATTCTGTTCAAAAAGCAAAAGAAGATCTAGCATTTGAAAATTCTGAATTCATCAAACCACATCCTAAAACTCCGAAATGGGTGTTATGGTTACTAGGAACCATTGTTTTTGGTGGGATAGGATTTGTTTGTCTTGGTGTGTTATGGACTGAAAAAGTAGAACTACAAATCACTCACCATGAATGGTCTCGCACCATTGCCATTGACCAATTCAAGCCAGTTTCAGAATCCGAATGGTGTGATTCGATGCCTATGGGTGCGTACAGTGTGTCCAGAAGTCGTCAGATTAGAAGTTATGACAGTATTCCTGATGGAGAAGATTGCCGTACAGTTCGTTCGGATCGTGGAGATGGAACTTTTTCAGAAAGTGAAAGTTGTACAACGAAATACAGAAAAGAACCTGTGTATGATGACCATTGCAGTTATCGAATTGATAAATGGGCCTTTGATCGCAACGCTGTGGCCAAAGGATTTGGAACCACACAGGAACCTTATTGGCCCACTCCCCAAATTCGCGAATGTTCCAGTACAAGTATCGGTTGCGAAAGGTTAGGTACAAAAGAAGAAAAGTACTTAGTCCATTTCACTGAGTCCAGTGGTAAAACCAAAGGTGAAAAACATGACTGCGAATTTGACCAAACAAAATGGAAATCACTTCCTGCCAAAGCCATTTACCAATCAGAAAAAAGTGTCATCTTTAACTACATCACATGTGACACCATACAAACATTAGACGGAATCGAAACAGAGGAATAA